A region from the Lysobacter sp. BMK333-48F3 genome encodes:
- the speG gene encoding spermidine N1-acetyltransferase: MNATDASDTIHDESAAAGEAVPIVTLRPLERGDLHFVHVLNNNRSVMGYWFEEPYESFVELEELYRKHIHDQSERRFIVQDGGQERVGLVELVEIDHLHRRAEFLIMISPEQQRRGYARAATRLAISYAFRVLNLYKLYLLVDVDNTHAIRIYEDAGFRREGVLIDEFFSDGRYHDVVRMCLFQHQALGVSEDGPLSRRQRRD, from the coding sequence ATGAATGCGACCGACGCCAGCGATACGATCCATGACGAATCCGCCGCGGCCGGCGAAGCCGTGCCGATCGTGACCCTGCGCCCGCTGGAGCGCGGCGATCTGCACTTCGTCCACGTGCTCAACAACAACCGCAGCGTGATGGGCTACTGGTTCGAGGAGCCGTACGAATCTTTCGTCGAGCTCGAAGAGCTGTACCGCAAGCACATCCATGACCAGTCCGAACGCCGCTTCATCGTCCAGGACGGCGGCCAGGAGCGGGTCGGCCTGGTCGAGCTGGTCGAGATCGACCACCTGCACCGGCGCGCCGAATTCCTGATCATGATCTCGCCCGAGCAGCAGCGGCGCGGCTATGCGCGCGCCGCGACCCGGCTGGCGATCAGCTACGCGTTCCGGGTGCTGAACCTGTACAAGCTGTACCTGCTGGTCGACGTCGACAACACCCACGCGATCCGCATCTACGAGGACGCCGGCTTCCGCCGCGAAGGCGTGCTGATCGACGAATTCTTCAGCGACGGCCGCTACCACGACGTGGTGCGGATGTGCCTGTTCCAGCATCAGGCGCTGGGCGTGAGCGAGGACGGGCCGCTGTCGCGGCGCCAGCGCCGCGACTGA
- the fdhD gene encoding formate dehydrogenase accessory sulfurtransferase FdhD codes for MIANPNPSAAEIAAEPGAVRRQVHRRRGDRREDGLDAIAAEVPVSLVYNDAPFAVMMATPADLEDFALGFSLSEGIVAAPSELRIEAVAHGLDGAQLCLRIPEPRAQALAQRRRSLEGRSGCGVCGSQSVDAVLRAPPQVAAGAPIAGAALARALRELRAQQPLNALTGATHAAAWAAGDGRIALVREDVGRHNALDKLIGALAAARIDPAQGFAVVTSRASYEMAMKAAQAGIVLLAAISAPTALAIALADSARLTLVGFARDDGYAVYTHPQRLLDDAADATGTPP; via the coding sequence ATGATTGCGAACCCGAACCCGTCCGCCGCCGAGATCGCCGCCGAACCCGGCGCGGTGCGGCGGCAAGTGCATCGCCGCCGCGGCGATCGCCGCGAGGACGGCCTCGACGCGATCGCCGCCGAAGTGCCGGTGAGCCTGGTCTACAACGACGCGCCGTTCGCGGTGATGATGGCGACCCCGGCCGACCTGGAAGACTTCGCCCTGGGCTTCTCTCTCAGCGAAGGCATCGTCGCCGCGCCCTCCGAGCTGCGCATCGAAGCCGTCGCCCACGGCCTGGACGGCGCACAGCTGTGCCTGCGCATCCCCGAGCCGCGCGCGCAGGCCCTGGCCCAACGCCGGCGCAGCCTGGAAGGGCGCAGCGGTTGCGGCGTGTGCGGCAGCCAAAGCGTGGATGCGGTATTGCGTGCGCCGCCGCAGGTCGCTGCCGGCGCGCCGATCGCCGGCGCCGCCCTCGCCCGCGCCCTGCGCGAGTTGCGCGCGCAGCAGCCGCTCAATGCGCTGACCGGCGCCACCCACGCCGCGGCCTGGGCCGCCGGCGACGGCCGGATCGCGCTGGTGCGCGAGGACGTCGGCCGGCACAACGCGCTGGACAAGCTGATCGGCGCCCTCGCCGCCGCCCGGATCGATCCCGCGCAAGGCTTCGCCGTGGTCACCAGCCGGGCCAGCTACGAGATGGCAATGAAGGCCGCGCAGGCCGGCATCGTCCTGCTCGCGGCGATCTCGGCGCCGACCGCGTTGGCCATCGCCCTGGCCGACAGCGCGCGACTGACCCTGGTCGGCTTCGCCCGCGACGACGGCTACGCGGTCTACACCCATCCCCAGCGCCTGCTCGACGACGCCGCCGACGCCACCGGAACCCCGCCATGA
- a CDS encoding DUF885 domain-containing protein — MRLRPSPSPFAPAPRPLALALLAPALLALALSGCGPHSAAQPAAGAAPAATAAPGAADPAVDTAFAALSKRWLDEVMRLNPVSATQIGDHRYDAEIDDLSAAGRQRQLDFNRKLLAELDAVDAAKLSRENQVDAAILRNRLESEVWSLQTLQSWAWDPLIYNGLAGDAIYNLMAREFAPMPQRLKSATARMEKIPQIFAQARANLDPARVPKIHAETVSKQNAGVLSLIDTFIVPNAGQLKGAERKRLDAAVAGLRKAVAEQQQWLDQTLVPNAKGNFRIGQTLYDEKLKFSLNASLSRAEIMQRAQAELARVRQEMYAIAQQELKGKPGAPELPDKPTPEQQQKAIEAALELAYADKPARDKVVEFAKQTTAEATAFTRAKNLVTVPDAPVKIILMPEFQRGVALAYCDSPGPLDKGLDTYYAISPIPDDWNPQQVDSFLREYNSRMVHLLSIHEAMPGHYLEGAHSAKAPSTLRAVLRSGVFAEGWAVYTEDMMADAGYLGGDPLFRLVQLKFYLRSIGNAILDQGVQVEDWSREQAMEFMTRQTFQQEREAAGKWVRAQLTSAQLPTYFVGAQEHFDMRKAVQAKLGDKFEQKAYHDQVLSYGAPPVRFVRQLVLDEPIR, encoded by the coding sequence ATGCGTCTGCGCCCCTCCCCCTCCCCGTTCGCTCCGGCGCCGCGCCCGCTCGCGCTGGCCCTGCTCGCTCCGGCCCTGCTCGCCCTGGCCCTGTCCGGCTGCGGCCCGCACAGCGCCGCCCAGCCCGCGGCCGGCGCCGCCCCGGCCGCGACCGCCGCGCCCGGCGCCGCCGACCCGGCCGTCGACACCGCCTTCGCGGCGCTGTCCAAGCGCTGGCTGGACGAAGTCATGCGGCTCAACCCGGTCAGCGCCACCCAGATCGGCGACCACCGCTACGACGCCGAGATCGACGACCTCAGCGCCGCCGGCCGCCAGCGCCAGCTCGACTTCAACCGCAAGCTGCTCGCCGAGCTCGACGCCGTCGACGCCGCCAAGCTGTCGCGCGAGAACCAGGTCGACGCGGCGATCCTGCGCAATCGCCTGGAATCGGAAGTGTGGTCGCTGCAGACCCTGCAGAGCTGGGCCTGGGATCCGTTGATCTACAACGGCCTGGCCGGCGATGCGATCTACAACCTGATGGCGCGCGAGTTCGCGCCGATGCCGCAGCGGCTGAAGTCGGCGACCGCGCGCATGGAGAAGATCCCGCAGATCTTCGCCCAGGCGCGCGCCAACCTCGACCCGGCGCGGGTGCCGAAGATCCACGCCGAGACCGTGTCCAAGCAGAACGCGGGCGTGCTCAGCCTGATCGACACCTTCATCGTCCCCAACGCCGGCCAGCTCAAGGGCGCCGAGCGCAAGCGCCTGGACGCGGCGGTGGCCGGCTTGCGCAAGGCGGTGGCCGAGCAGCAGCAGTGGCTGGACCAGACCCTGGTGCCGAACGCCAAGGGCAATTTCCGCATCGGCCAGACCCTGTACGACGAGAAGCTGAAGTTCTCGCTCAACGCCTCGCTGTCGCGCGCCGAGATCATGCAGCGCGCCCAGGCCGAACTGGCGCGGGTGCGCCAGGAGATGTACGCGATCGCCCAGCAGGAGCTCAAGGGCAAGCCCGGCGCGCCGGAACTGCCGGACAAGCCGACCCCCGAACAGCAGCAGAAGGCGATCGAGGCGGCGCTGGAGCTGGCCTATGCCGACAAGCCGGCGCGCGACAAGGTGGTCGAATTCGCCAAGCAGACCACCGCCGAGGCCACCGCCTTCACCCGCGCCAAGAACCTGGTCACCGTGCCCGACGCGCCGGTCAAGATCATCTTGATGCCGGAGTTCCAGCGCGGCGTGGCCTTGGCGTACTGCGACTCGCCGGGCCCGCTCGACAAGGGCCTGGACACCTACTACGCGATCTCGCCGATTCCCGACGACTGGAACCCGCAGCAGGTCGATTCGTTCCTGCGCGAATACAACTCGCGCATGGTCCACCTGCTGTCGATCCACGAGGCGATGCCGGGCCACTACCTGGAGGGCGCGCATTCGGCCAAGGCGCCCTCGACCCTGCGCGCGGTGCTGCGCTCGGGCGTGTTCGCCGAAGGCTGGGCGGTGTACACCGAGGACATGATGGCCGATGCCGGCTACCTCGGCGGCGATCCGCTGTTCCGCCTGGTCCAGCTGAAGTTCTATCTGCGCAGCATCGGCAACGCGATCCTCGACCAGGGCGTGCAGGTCGAGGACTGGAGCCGCGAGCAGGCGATGGAGTTCATGACCCGGCAGACCTTCCAGCAAGAGCGCGAAGCCGCAGGCAAGTGGGTGCGCGCGCAGCTGACCTCGGCCCAGCTGCCGACCTACTTCGTCGGCGCGCAGGAGCACTTCGACATGCGCAAGGCGGTGCAGGCCAAGCTCGGCGACAAGTTCGAGCAGAAGGCCTACCACGACCAGGTGCTGTCCTACGGCGCGCCGCCGGTGCGCTTCGTGCGCCAGTTGGTGCTGGACGAGCCGATCCGCTGA
- a CDS encoding peptidylprolyl isomerase — protein MQQVLEASRPGDWRALDPKNTLYLELTAGRVVIELAPQFAPAHVANIRALASNGYWNGLSINRAQDNYVVQWGDGNAEDAAKRKPLGRGVKPKLPAEFARKSQGLAMTVLPDADGWASEAGFVAGFPAARDSATGSSWLAHCYGTVGAGRDMAADSSNGAELYVVIGQSPRHLDRNITTVGRVVQGIELLSALPRGTGPLGFYADPAQRTPIRAIRLASDVPKAERANLEVLRTDTPLFAELVESRRNRRDDWYLQPAGHINICNVPVPVREAAAAAAADKGKGKAKKR, from the coding sequence ATGCAGCAAGTGCTCGAGGCCAGCCGGCCCGGCGATTGGCGCGCGCTGGATCCGAAGAACACCCTGTACCTGGAACTGACCGCCGGCCGGGTGGTGATCGAGCTGGCGCCGCAGTTCGCGCCGGCGCACGTGGCCAACATCCGCGCCCTGGCGTCGAACGGCTACTGGAACGGCCTGAGCATCAACCGCGCCCAGGACAACTACGTCGTGCAGTGGGGCGACGGCAACGCCGAGGACGCGGCCAAGCGCAAGCCGCTGGGGCGCGGGGTCAAGCCCAAGCTGCCGGCCGAGTTCGCGCGCAAGAGCCAGGGCCTGGCGATGACCGTGCTGCCCGACGCCGACGGCTGGGCGAGCGAAGCCGGCTTCGTCGCCGGCTTCCCGGCCGCGCGCGATTCGGCCACCGGCAGCAGCTGGCTGGCGCATTGCTACGGCACCGTCGGCGCCGGCCGCGACATGGCCGCCGACTCCAGCAACGGCGCCGAACTCTACGTGGTGATCGGCCAGTCGCCGCGCCACCTGGACCGCAACATCACCACCGTCGGCCGGGTCGTCCAGGGCATCGAACTGCTCTCGGCGCTGCCGCGCGGCACCGGCCCGCTGGGCTTTTACGCCGATCCGGCGCAGCGCACGCCGATCCGCGCGATCCGCCTCGCCAGCGACGTGCCCAAGGCCGAGCGCGCCAACCTGGAAGTGCTGCGCACCGATACGCCGCTGTTCGCCGAACTGGTCGAATCGCGCCGCAACCGCCGCGACGACTGGTACCTGCAGCCGGCCGGCCACATCAACATCTGCAACGTGCCGGTGCCGGTGCGCGAGGCCGCCGCGGCGGCGGCCGCGGACAAGGGCAAAGGCAAGGCCAAGAAGCGCTGA
- a CDS encoding TonB-dependent receptor, whose translation MSLVFAASRTGVRYRRLALALSLALAAPLVLAEEAAPQPDAEPGVTLDAVQVTGSNLKRSDEAGVNPVLVLDRAQIEKSGKLTVSDLLRSLTVNSGNSFNEQYTGSFANGSAGVSLRGLSQKNTLVLVNGYRVASYGFAQNTQDNFVDLNALPLGAIERVEILKDGASALYGSDAIAGVVNLILRRKIEGIELDAAYGAATEGGIDQHRIGLRAGRGDPASDRYSLRFSLDVFQRGRLDADERDLTRDGDYRDQPGGRLAGWSTQGGAYLSNPRAPVAFPCQPGTQSRPYSDFGSPLPGNACAFNTQPFRTLVPDVERYQALLAGDVWFNDSLQGFAEVLYSTSHNGTYFSAPMTVGAGLRAYDRSTGRLVDIPAVLPVGHPNNPYATPTPFEYSFLDLGARYKINKSEFSRVLFGLRGKGETWDWDVAASHSESRQHEYVRNFLNRYAFEQTLRDGSYDFLDPARTPGALETLRLSTRRPGTYRLSTLSGKISGFPWQWRAGDVGVAAGVEFRNEAQDARTSPQVLSGTELRPAINLIDGDRRVSAAFFELSLKPWQQLEVQLAGRGDHYSDFGSAFSPKLGLRWQASDDFLVRFNASRGFRAPSLPEIAQSTTISYGSVIDPYDPVQPGASRGVTILRAGNPELKAERSSNINLGLLWSPDADTSLGVDLYRIRQDDLIAPDSVQYVVSNPQLNPGRITRDAQGRLQLVENRYANQGTLTTTGFDIEGRKVWRAGDAAWTLDGTWTRLLSYEQPQVAGQGALEGAGGNRFGALPKWRGITSLNYGRGDWNAQLSWRYIGGYRQQVVDARSNPGLDAKVDDHHQFDLYLGYEGLRDTTLYLSVQNLADKDPPFDPAGGALPYDISQYDALGRFVTVGFKHKF comes from the coding sequence ATGTCCCTCGTTTTCGCTGCTTCCCGCACCGGCGTGCGTTACCGACGACTCGCCCTCGCGCTGTCCCTGGCGCTGGCCGCGCCGCTGGTCCTGGCCGAGGAGGCCGCGCCGCAACCCGACGCCGAGCCCGGCGTCACCCTCGACGCGGTCCAGGTCACCGGCTCCAACCTCAAGCGCAGCGACGAAGCCGGGGTCAACCCGGTGCTGGTGCTGGACCGCGCGCAGATCGAGAAGAGCGGCAAACTCACCGTCTCCGACCTGCTGCGCAGCCTCACCGTCAACAGCGGCAACAGCTTCAACGAGCAGTACACCGGCAGCTTCGCCAACGGTTCGGCCGGCGTGTCGTTGCGCGGCCTGAGCCAGAAGAACACCCTGGTGCTGGTCAACGGCTACCGGGTCGCGTCCTACGGTTTCGCCCAGAACACCCAGGACAATTTCGTCGACCTCAACGCGCTGCCGCTGGGCGCGATCGAGCGGGTCGAAATCCTCAAGGACGGCGCCTCGGCGCTGTACGGATCCGACGCGATCGCCGGCGTGGTCAACCTGATCCTGCGTCGCAAGATCGAAGGCATCGAACTCGACGCGGCCTACGGCGCGGCCACCGAAGGCGGCATCGACCAGCACCGCATCGGCCTGCGCGCCGGCCGCGGCGACCCGGCCAGCGATCGCTACAGCCTGCGTTTCAGCCTCGACGTGTTCCAGCGCGGCCGGCTCGACGCCGACGAACGCGACCTGACCCGCGACGGCGATTACCGCGATCAGCCCGGCGGGCGCCTGGCCGGCTGGTCGACCCAGGGCGGCGCCTACCTGAGCAATCCGCGCGCGCCGGTCGCCTTCCCGTGCCAGCCGGGGACCCAGTCGCGGCCGTACAGCGACTTCGGCAGCCCGCTGCCGGGCAACGCCTGCGCCTTCAACACCCAGCCGTTCCGCACCCTGGTCCCGGACGTGGAGCGCTACCAGGCGCTGCTGGCCGGCGACGTCTGGTTCAACGATTCGCTGCAAGGCTTCGCCGAAGTGCTGTACAGCACCAGCCACAACGGCACCTATTTCAGCGCGCCGATGACGGTCGGCGCCGGCCTGCGCGCCTACGACCGCAGCACCGGCCGCCTGGTCGACATTCCGGCGGTGTTGCCGGTCGGCCACCCGAACAATCCCTACGCGACGCCGACCCCGTTCGAGTACTCGTTCCTCGACCTGGGCGCGCGCTACAAGATCAACAAGTCGGAGTTCTCGCGGGTGCTGTTCGGCCTGCGCGGCAAGGGCGAGACCTGGGACTGGGACGTCGCCGCCAGCCATTCGGAAAGCCGCCAGCACGAGTACGTGCGCAACTTCCTCAACCGTTACGCGTTCGAGCAGACCCTGCGCGACGGCAGTTACGACTTCCTCGATCCCGCGCGCACTCCCGGCGCGCTGGAGACGCTGCGCCTGTCGACCCGGCGCCCGGGCACGTATCGGCTGAGCACGCTCAGCGGCAAGATCTCCGGCTTCCCGTGGCAGTGGCGCGCCGGCGACGTCGGCGTCGCCGCCGGGGTGGAGTTCCGCAACGAGGCCCAGGACGCGCGCACCAGCCCGCAGGTGCTGTCGGGCACCGAACTGCGCCCGGCGATCAACCTGATCGACGGCGACCGCCGGGTCTCGGCGGCGTTCTTCGAACTCAGCCTCAAGCCCTGGCAGCAACTGGAAGTGCAACTGGCCGGCCGCGGCGACCACTACAGCGACTTCGGCAGCGCGTTCTCGCCCAAGCTCGGCCTGCGCTGGCAGGCCAGCGACGACTTCCTGGTGCGTTTCAACGCCTCGCGCGGCTTCCGCGCGCCGTCGCTGCCGGAAATCGCCCAGAGCACCACGATCAGCTATGGCAGCGTGATCGATCCCTACGATCCGGTGCAGCCGGGCGCCTCGCGCGGCGTCACCATCCTGCGCGCCGGCAATCCGGAGCTGAAGGCCGAGCGTTCCAGCAACATCAACCTCGGCCTGCTGTGGTCGCCGGACGCCGACACCAGCCTGGGCGTCGACCTGTACCGGATCCGCCAGGACGACCTGATCGCGCCGGACAGCGTGCAGTACGTGGTCTCCAATCCGCAGCTCAACCCGGGCCGGATCACCCGCGACGCCCAGGGCCGCCTGCAACTGGTCGAGAACCGCTACGCCAACCAGGGCACCCTGACCACCACCGGCTTCGACATCGAGGGCCGCAAGGTCTGGCGCGCCGGCGACGCGGCCTGGACCCTGGACGGCACCTGGACCCGCCTGCTGAGCTACGAGCAGCCGCAGGTGGCCGGGCAGGGCGCGCTGGAAGGCGCCGGCGGCAACCGCTTCGGCGCGCTGCCGAAGTGGCGCGGCATCACCTCGCTCAACTACGGCCGCGGCGACTGGAACGCGCAGCTGTCGTGGCGCTACATCGGCGGCTACCGCCAGCAGGTGGTGGACGCGCGCAGCAACCCGGGTCTGGACGCCAAGGTCGACGATCACCATCAGTTCGATCTGTACCTGGGCTACGAGGGCCTGCGCGACACGACGCTCTACCTGTCGGTGCAGAACCTGGCCGACAAGGACCCGCCGTTCGATCCGGCCGGCGGCGCGCTGCCGTACGACATCAGCCAGTACGACGCGCTGGGGCGGTTCGTCACGGTCGGGTTCAAGCACAAGTTCTGA
- a CDS encoding GFA family protein, which yields MTTYTGGCHCGKIAYTVEGEIEQAMDCNCSMCLKRGGLLWFVPRASMSLTTDRAELGTYHFNKNAIDHHFCPSCGISPFSEGKMRDGSPMAAINVRCLDGIDLSQIKIVPINGREF from the coding sequence ATGACGACGTATACCGGCGGCTGCCACTGCGGCAAGATCGCCTACACGGTCGAAGGCGAGATCGAGCAGGCGATGGACTGCAATTGCTCGATGTGCCTCAAGCGCGGCGGCCTGCTGTGGTTCGTGCCGCGCGCCTCGATGAGCCTGACCACCGATCGGGCCGAGCTGGGCACCTACCACTTCAACAAGAACGCGATCGATCACCACTTCTGCCCGAGCTGCGGCATTTCGCCGTTCAGCGAAGGCAAGATGCGCGACGGCTCGCCGATGGCGGCGATCAACGTACGCTGCCTGGACGGGATCGACTTGAGCCAGATCAAGATCGTGCCGATCAACGGCCGCGAGTTCTGA
- a CDS encoding PadR family transcriptional regulator, protein MDEFESQRRKFQKELSTGTVSLALLAVLGGADEPMYGYQIAKRLEREGEGVLSGKQSALYPVLRNLGTAGLLDSHVEPSVTGPPRRYYRITDAGRQVLREWVSAWRATRDSVDSVLQGLDL, encoded by the coding sequence GTGGACGAATTCGAAAGCCAACGGCGCAAGTTCCAGAAAGAGCTGAGCACCGGCACGGTCTCGCTGGCCCTGCTCGCCGTGCTCGGCGGGGCGGACGAACCGATGTACGGCTACCAGATCGCCAAGCGCCTGGAACGCGAGGGCGAGGGGGTGCTCAGCGGCAAGCAGAGCGCCCTGTATCCGGTGCTGCGCAACCTCGGCACGGCCGGGTTGCTGGACAGCCACGTCGAGCCTTCGGTGACCGGGCCGCCGCGCCGCTACTACCGCATTACCGACGCCGGGCGGCAGGTACTGCGCGAATGGGTCTCCGCCTGGCGCGCCACTCGCGATTCCGTCGATTCCGTACTCCAGGGGCTAGACCTATGA
- a CDS encoding FdhF/YdeP family oxidoreductase, whose amino-acid sequence MSKKTIRPYDGPAGGWGALRSVAQHLLEQQVPVHGARTLLSANQPDGFDCPGCAWPDRDHTSTFEFCENGAKAVAAEATRHRATPELFARYSVAELARYSDHWLENQGRLTHPMRWDAASDKYLPIGWDEAFARIGAQLAALDSPDRALFYTSGRCSNEAAFLYQLFVREFGTNNFPDCSNMCHEPSGTAMKAQLGVGKGTVQLRDFELADAIFIFGQNPGTNHPRMLGELRRAAQRGAAIVSFNPLRERGLERFADPQDKREMLHNGSTRISSDYFQLRIGGDLAAAKGIAKRVLELDARARRDGGARPLDLDFIAEHTQGFEAFAADVSGEPWETICAESGLSRDELERAGDIYARAGSAIFCWGMGITQHKHSVATIQMLCNLLLMRGNIGRPGAGACPVRGHSNVQGDRTMGIYEQPSAAFLDRLQQVFGFEPPRAPGHDTVGAIEAMLDGRCTAFFGLGGNFATATPDTEATHRALRGCELTVHVTTKLNRSHLVHGREAYILPCLGRTEIDLQEAGPQAVTVEDSMSMVHLSAGINAPADPMLLSEPAIVARLAEATLGARSKLPWRWLAGDYDRIRDLIAQVFDDFHDFNRRVRVPGGFHLPNAAAERRWLNPQAKALFKPHAVPTDLPLHRARAAQAQPVFNLATTRSHDQYNTTIYGLNDRYRGVFGERRVVFIHRADIAALGLAAGDWVDLESLGEDGVQRIARRFLLVEYDIPRGCLAAYYPETNALVPLSSFADQARTPTSKSIPVVVHPHRPVADAGLQSARDIGHVRVD is encoded by the coding sequence ATGAGCAAGAAGACCATCCGCCCCTACGACGGCCCGGCCGGCGGCTGGGGCGCGTTGCGCAGCGTCGCCCAGCATCTGCTCGAACAGCAGGTGCCGGTGCACGGCGCGCGCACTCTGCTCTCTGCGAACCAGCCCGACGGCTTCGATTGCCCCGGCTGCGCCTGGCCCGATCGCGACCACACCTCGACCTTCGAGTTCTGCGAGAACGGCGCCAAGGCGGTGGCCGCCGAGGCCACCCGCCACCGCGCCACGCCGGAGCTGTTCGCCCGCTATAGCGTGGCCGAACTGGCCCGCTACAGCGATCACTGGCTGGAAAACCAGGGCCGGCTGACCCATCCGATGCGCTGGGACGCGGCCAGCGACAAGTACCTGCCGATCGGCTGGGACGAGGCCTTCGCCCGCATCGGCGCGCAACTGGCGGCGCTGGATTCGCCCGACCGCGCGCTGTTCTACACCTCCGGCCGCTGCAGCAACGAGGCCGCGTTCCTGTACCAGTTGTTCGTGCGCGAGTTCGGCACCAACAACTTTCCCGACTGCTCCAACATGTGCCACGAGCCTTCCGGCACGGCGATGAAGGCCCAGCTCGGGGTCGGCAAGGGCACGGTGCAGCTGCGCGATTTCGAACTCGCCGACGCGATCTTCATCTTCGGCCAGAACCCCGGCACCAACCACCCGCGCATGCTCGGCGAGCTGCGCCGCGCGGCCCAGCGCGGCGCCGCGATCGTCTCGTTCAACCCGCTGCGCGAACGCGGCCTGGAGCGCTTCGCCGACCCGCAGGACAAGCGGGAGATGCTGCACAACGGCTCGACCCGGATCTCCTCGGATTATTTCCAGTTGCGCATCGGCGGCGACCTGGCCGCGGCCAAGGGCATCGCCAAGCGCGTGCTCGAACTCGACGCCCGGGCGCGGCGCGACGGCGGCGCGCGCCCGCTCGACCTGGATTTCATCGCCGAGCACACCCAGGGCTTCGAGGCCTTCGCCGCCGACGTCTCCGGCGAGCCCTGGGAAACGATCTGCGCCGAATCCGGATTGAGCCGGGACGAGCTGGAGCGCGCCGGCGATATCTACGCCCGCGCCGGCAGCGCGATCTTCTGCTGGGGCATGGGCATCACCCAGCACAAGCATTCGGTCGCGACCATCCAGATGCTGTGCAACCTGCTGCTGATGCGCGGCAACATCGGCCGGCCCGGCGCCGGCGCCTGCCCGGTGCGCGGCCACAGCAACGTGCAGGGCGACCGCACCATGGGCATCTACGAACAGCCCTCGGCCGCGTTCCTCGACCGGCTGCAGCAGGTGTTCGGCTTCGAGCCGCCGCGCGCGCCCGGCCACGACACGGTCGGCGCGATCGAGGCCATGCTCGACGGCCGCTGCACGGCGTTCTTCGGCCTGGGCGGCAACTTCGCCACCGCCACGCCCGACACCGAAGCCACCCACCGCGCGCTGCGCGGTTGCGAGCTGACCGTGCACGTGACCACCAAGCTCAACCGCAGCCACCTGGTGCACGGGCGCGAGGCCTATATCCTGCCCTGCCTGGGCCGCACCGAGATCGACCTGCAGGAGGCCGGCCCGCAGGCGGTCACGGTCGAGGACTCGATGAGCATGGTCCACCTGTCGGCCGGCATCAACGCGCCGGCCGATCCGATGCTGCTGTCGGAGCCGGCGATCGTCGCGCGTCTGGCCGAGGCCACGCTGGGCGCACGCAGCAAGCTGCCGTGGCGCTGGCTGGCCGGCGACTACGACCGCATCCGCGATCTGATCGCGCAGGTGTTCGACGACTTCCACGACTTCAACCGGCGCGTGCGCGTACCCGGCGGGTTCCATCTGCCCAACGCCGCCGCCGAACGGCGCTGGCTCAATCCGCAAGCCAAGGCGCTGTTCAAGCCGCACGCGGTGCCGACCGACCTGCCGCTGCATCGCGCCCGCGCGGCGCAGGCGCAACCGGTGTTCAACCTGGCCACGACCCGCTCGCACGACCAGTACAACACCACCATCTACGGCTTGAACGACCGCTACCGCGGTGTGTTCGGCGAACGCCGGGTGGTGTTCATCCATCGCGCGGACATCGCCGCGCTGGGCCTCGCGGCCGGCGACTGGGTCGACCTGGAAAGCCTGGGCGAAGACGGCGTGCAACGCATCGCCCGGCGCTTCCTGCTGGTCGAGTACGACATTCCGCGCGGCTGCCTGGCCGCCTATTACCCGGAGACCAACGCCCTGGTGCCGCTGTCGAGCTTCGCCGACCAGGCGCGCACGCCGACCTCGAAATCGATTCCGGTGGTGGTCCATCCGCATCGTCCGGTCGCGGACGCGGGACTGCAGTCGGCGCGGGACATCGGCCATGTCCGAGTGGACTGA
- a CDS encoding DUF4349 domain-containing protein, translated as MAYGFAKRLLAAALVAGTLAGAAGCARHDSEAAADGTAASAVAAPAAPPAEGGSADKPDLGVLLAYQHRVLLRLPGERIATQAQAVRAGCDSGKFGACAVLEMSQTGGDFPSAMVQVRIVPAGVEPLVALAGKGEEISDRSIQADDLAAAVRDNAMLRDRLQKEHARLLEFQQRDDLKLADVLTLSNRIAELEAQLQGAQQEAAQQQRRISTQLITFDFETTRSQASRSEIGEAFRDFGGIVASVVAFLIRAIAVLLPLTLAVLPLLWLLRRYLRKRRQARGG; from the coding sequence ATGGCATATGGATTCGCGAAGCGGCTGCTGGCCGCTGCGCTGGTGGCGGGGACCTTGGCGGGCGCGGCGGGCTGCGCCAGGCACGACAGCGAGGCGGCCGCCGACGGCACCGCAGCCTCTGCTGTGGCGGCGCCGGCGGCGCCGCCGGCGGAAGGCGGCAGCGCCGACAAGCCCGACCTCGGCGTGCTGCTGGCCTACCAGCATCGGGTGCTGCTGCGCCTGCCCGGCGAGCGCATCGCGACCCAGGCGCAGGCGGTGCGGGCCGGCTGCGACTCGGGCAAGTTCGGCGCCTGCGCGGTGTTGGAGATGAGCCAGACCGGCGGCGATTTCCCCAGCGCGATGGTGCAGGTGCGGATCGTGCCGGCGGGCGTCGAACCGCTGGTGGCGTTGGCCGGCAAGGGCGAGGAAATCTCCGACCGCAGCATCCAGGCCGACGACCTGGCCGCGGCGGTGCGCGACAACGCCATGCTGCGCGACCGGTTGCAGAAAGAGCATGCGCGCCTGTTGGAATTCCAGCAGCGCGACGACCTCAAGCTCGCCGACGTGCTGACCCTGTCCAACCGCATCGCCGAGCTCGAGGCGCAGTTGCAGGGCGCGCAGCAGGAAGCGGCGCAGCAGCAGCGGCGGATCTCGACCCAACTGATCACCTTCGATTTCGAAACCACCCGCAGCCAGGCCAGCCGCAGCGAAATCGGCGAAGCGTTCCGCGATTTCGGCGGCATCGTCGCGTCGGTGGTCGCGTTCCTGATCCGCGCGATCGCGGTGCTGCTGCCGCTGACCCTGGCGGTACTGCCCTTGCTGTGGCTGCTGCGCCGCTATCTGCGCAAGCGCCGCCAGGCGCGCGGCGGCTGA